Genomic window (Xenopus laevis strain J_2021 chromosome 3S, Xenopus_laevis_v10.1, whole genome shotgun sequence):
GTTACttgcactgtatataaatatttattagaatagcattttttttaattttggccaAATCTAACACAAAATATTTACTGAAACACAAAACAGAACCAACTCCCGAAGTTCCATACACCAATTTGCCCCAGTCAATTTAAATGCACTTTCCACTTTCATATAAAGGCTTCAGAAAATATTCCCTGCTGACAGGTTTAGCAGAAAGTCTTCCAAGAGGTGCTTCACTaatgatccccaacctttttttaaccagggagccacattcaaatgttaaaaacagTCTGAGAGCAACAGAAACATAACAATATTTCCCTGCTACATGTTGCtgaggagccactggttgggaatcactacTATAGTAAATAAACGGGCTGCACAGCGTTTCAGCGGTCCAATTAGCGCATTTTTTCGCAGGGAACTACATATCCCATCAGCGCACGTTTCTTGCATTGGGTGTCGGGAAATTCTTTAAATCATCCAATAACAGAACGCGCAGTAACGATCACGTGATTGTTTGTGATTGCTtggaattttgaaatctgtaggTAGTTTCTTTGCCCTGTTCGGTATTGGTCGGTGGATCGGTGGATCGGTGGCTGCCCCCGTTATCTAACGCCACCTTTTGCCTACTCGGTCTCATTGAGGAATAGGGATAAACACAGCACGTGGCGGGATAGCGTAATACGGATGTGTGGCCTGGAATTACGTGAGTTTCTCGAAGTGTTTGCACATTTGACAACATGTTTTCTCGAGATGTGTACTTTTCAAAGGTGGGCTGTCAGACTCGTGTCTGATGTGAATGTATGAATCTTGTAACTACAACTTGGAATGTTCCATTCCTCATCCCTAAGGTCAGCTGTGTTTGGGGCTCTGACACACTCTGAGTCTTCGACACAGGCCCCGGCACCTTCAGTTATCAAGTGACCCTAAAAATAGGTTGTTTTGTATAGGGGTATAGTCCCAGGGCAAGGGAGGACACATTCTCCGTGTTTCTCAGCGACTTAATAAGATCTAATTCTCTCATTGTGATGGTGGAGTAGTAATGCAGCCTAATGACTTTATAACTTTAACTGAAGAAAACCCTCCCAGGCCTGGGGAATGGCCTTACCCTGTAATAAAAGATGGCGGCTCACTGCTGGTTTTGGGATTACCTTAGCCAGATGCCATTTTTATGAGAATGAAAATTGAGGGTTGCCTAAATATTGTCAATGTCCCAATAAattaaggtttacttgtcctaACTGCTTGTAATAGTTGAGTAGATAAGTGGGGTGGGGGGACTTGTATCTGAAAATGTaagaacatttaaaggagaaggaaagtcttcttccacttggggtgccaaacgttaggcaaccccaagtgattgtatttacttacctgaaaccccgggccggtgctccgatcagcaaaaattgcactggcccgggggttcttccacagatcgcttctcttccggcttctccattcttctcgcggctgcgcatgcataGTATagcgaactttaactaaaaagtcggctatttcgttctactgcgcatgcgtctgccccaggacaTTTGAAGAAAGACGAAGCCAGAAGAGTATCACTTAgcggtgctcgctggaataatcccgggctggtgctgttttctgccgataggagcaccggccaggggtttcaggcagggtcggactggcccggcgggacaccaggaaaaaacccggtgggctcgaTCCTCATgtgcccccgccgggccagacccccaatcgaaagttattaaaaagaaaaaacagttgtTTCCTGGAGGAAGTGATGAGGATTACGTCACGTTGGCTCCACCTCCTAGCCGGCAGTGGGCCATTAGCAGTCAGCCGTCACACTGTGCACCGTCTGCGCAGCAGCAAGGGAGAGTGCGGTGCGGCACCGCAGAAAGGGGGgcggccccccccccccagtctgaccctggtttcaggtaagtgaacacaatcacttgggggtccctaacatttggcacccccaagtagaagaagcctttccttctcctttaaaggtcaatAAAAACTCATTGTGGCATTATAATATGCCCAGCGTGCACACTTTTGTCATTACTCTCTGCTGTGCTAAAAATATCTGCTTTTCATTCATATAAAGCAGGATTCCTTTGACAAACCCTAGTACTGTCTGGTGACTATTGCTCAAACTAGGCAGTAGCCTCCTAACATTTAGTGTTTGTTTACACATATCCCTATTATATGTTTGAAATATGCTTATACAAGAAGCCAGCATAAGCAAATGGTCCTACTTGTTACCCAGTCATTGAAACTCAAGCCCTTTTCTCCAGTGTTCTTTTATAGAGTTTCatcttttactttgtttgatttgacattttttcaattgTTGAGTCACACTCCTCCCCTCCCCCCTTTTTGGGTTGTTCTGTCCTGAATCAGAATACTGTTACCTGACCAGCAAACAAGGTAGCTGAGCAGGGTTTGGCAGCAATCTGGATCCCTACTGCTCTCCCCAATCACCCCAAAGCTGCTCTTGTCAGATAACCGTGCTCTGCAATCTCTCTGTATTAGCAGTTCAGGCCATAACAGTTTGGAGGGAAGTGAGAGGTTCTTTGCAGGGCTGTGGACACAGAAACCTGGATGCCACCCACAGCCCTCCAATTGGGCAGCTGTTATATAAAACAATttaaggggttgatcacctttgagataacttttagtatgatgtacagagtgatattcagagatcatttgcaatttgtttttattttttttattattgaaggtttttgagttatttagctttttattcagcagctcttcaatttgcatctttagCAATCTGGTAaatagggttcaaattaccctaacaaccatgaattgaataagagactggaatgaataggagagggcctgaatgaaggatcggtaataaaaagtaacaataacaatacatttgttgccttacagaggatttgtcttttagaagggagtcagcgatgcccatttgaaagctacaaagcgtcaaaagaaaaagacaattgtaaaactataaaaaaaaataatgaaaaccaattgaaaagttgcttagaattgggcgttctataacttaataaaagttgccttaaaggtgaaccatccctttaaagaatagTTTTGAGTAGAGGGCAGTAAGTTTACAGTGGTAGTCCACAGCAGTGGCAAGTTACATGTATTGGAATGGTGTGTTTAAACAAAAATCAACAATGTACTGGAAATGCTGGAACAAGCTTTCCaaatagcatatatatattaaatgtgcaTCTAACCTAATCTGAAGTTATGCCTCTGTATTCTTTCAGGTCACCAAAAGTAAGATACACACGTTGGAAAGGATTATTGCAATGCAAGCTGGTGGGGGTAAGGCATAACTCTGTTtaattgtaaaatctttatttttacattctgACAATTGTATGAGAAATAGTTTTGCTGCACTTGGCTAAAAAAGTGCCATTAGAAGGTTTTAGGGAAATGTGgcagcttattttaaattgatttactAGATTTTCTTTTCCCCATTCACTGTCATTGTCCTCCAGAAGGTGTGTGGTCATTCTATTTCATGTTCAGTGACATGTATGAAAGTGTTTTCCAGTGTCATTGAACTGCAGTTATTGCTGATCTGACAAATTTCAGCCAGTTGAATAACAAAATTATGTTTCTTAGTCCAAGGATGTCCACCTTGCTGCCATCCAGATTTTGAATGTCCCTTGGGGGTTTCAGTAGCTGAATGTCTACATCTTGGGTTCCTTTGATATAACCCATTCATTTGGAAATTAAAAATGCTACTTCTCATAATCAAAACATCTTTAAACTGGTTCACAGGTCTGCTGAATGTGGATCTACccctatatttattttacttttagcaTTATATCAGGTGCAAGGACTTTTGTCCGTGCAtcttatgatgatgatgatgtagtgACTTCTAAACAAATCTGGTTCCTGGTGACATAGTTATGAGTAACAGGGTAACAACTCTAGAAAAGATAAAACACACAGCTATATGTGCTTTTCTCCTCAAACTTATAGCATCTTTGAGACTTTATAACTTACCTGTATCCTAATTTAAAATATTGTAATGTAAACAGCAGAATAAATGAATACAGATCTGTTTCAAGCTGGCCTTTTTATGCATTATCTGTAAACACAGGTGAAATTCAAGGTTTcccataaaacatttatttaagaaaaaaagacaaagaattgAATGCAAGCTTACCCTCCTGTTTTTATCTGTGTACAGATTTCACTCTCTTGGCTGATGAGAAGTTTGATTTTGACATATCGTTGTCTCCTTCAAGGTAATTTATAAAAGGACCTTCCTTTCAAGTTCTCCACTCAAAATTCtgttgtataatgaaagaaaatatcattctaagtaactttcaagtatatatattaaatgtcCTTTGTTTTTAAAGTCATTAGTAATGTAATTGCTAATCATTCTGGCTCTGCACTACGGCTCCTGAATTGTTCAAGAAGGCAGGTGATAGatctttaggctaaggccacactaggcgatagcgcggcgatttgactccccgcaatcgctggggaaacttttgcgctggcgtctatggggaatcgccagcgtaaaaacacacgcggcgatcttttttctattgtcgctcgaaatcgcctagcgaggcaatttcgagcgacagtagagaaaagatcgccgcgtgtgtttttacgctggcgatttgtcgcgattccccatagacgccagcgcaaaagtttccccagcgattgcggcttaaaagtcgcggcgaaaagtcgccgcgagtcaaatcgccgcgctatcgcctagtgtggccttagccttaggggaACTGATATTTGCTAAATTGCCTCAAGGTCAGAACCAATGAACAGTAAGGGGTTCCATTTACAAATATCAATGGAGAAGGATCACTGAAGGGTGCAAAAATGTTGGGCatccccaagtaattgtatttagTTTCCTGAGATCTGGGGCAGTTTCTGAAAACTGCTCTAGCATACTatcatgcacagtagagtgaaacgCCTAACTCAGAGGCAAGAACTGTCTTTTGACTCAAATGCACGCTGAAGATccagaaagaagaagatggtgatGTGGTAGTCCTACTGTAGTACCCCTGACTGGTGCTGTTTCCAGCAAACAGGAGTTTATCTATTTGtctaaaatatatcacataatcACTGGGAGGTGCTTAACTTGTTTTTGAGTGGCCAATCAACTGACTATTAGTTACATAGAATTGGGTTCTGCACCTGAACCCAACAATTATTAGACGTTGGGTAAGACCCAAGGTTGTAAAGTGCCTGAATTGTCTGATAGGCTGCACCAGTGCAACAGTGagtcagaaaagaaaaagggacAAGTTGCAGCACTTGGGAAGTAAGCATGGACTGCATGTAGTTCTGTTCTTGTAGACTAGTAATGACAGCAGCTTTGCAAGTTTTGCCTCACAACACTTGGGCCTTAAGTTATCCATCTTTGTGCCAAAGCCTTTACTTCGCCATTGTTACATCTGTGATTTGTTGATAGTTCTTGGCTTTGATTGGGTAAATGATGGTACTAAATATCTGCTTTTCATTTTAGTTCCAAAGAGGGCAATGGAGACTGTGACGACGAagtatttattgggcctgtaAGGCACAAAGAGAAGTGTGTCAGTGCTTCTATAAGTGAAGAATCGgacaaagggagtccttctctgTTAAATGAAGATGTTCCTTGGAGTCCTTTAAGTGGCGATAAATTTGTTGAGATCTTCAAGGAAGCTCATTTAGTGGCATTGCAGCTGGAATGTTTTGCAAATGATGACACAAAGGAAGACTTGTCAGCTCAGAATGACACAAACCAATTGGTTGAAAAGTTTGTTCAGGAGTCTAAAAACaagttaaatatttttgaaaacatgGACAATAGCAAAACTCCAATTGCCCTTAAAAGAGAGACATATTGTGTGCAAGATAGCCCATTTAATCAGCTTCCTCCTTCAGTTCAGCAAAGACTTGTTATGTCTGGCACAGGCGGAGAAAAGAAATCTGCTTTGAATAGTGCAAACCATACCAGCCCTGTGAAAATGCCTAGACCAATAAAGGGACTTTCTGTTTCACCACTAGTGCAGAAGAGTAAAGTTGTGCAAACCAAAAGTACTGCTCCAGTGGCAAACTCTAAGAAAACTATAAGCTGCTTGCAGCCCATCAAAGCAACGTCTTTGGCAACAAAAGCAAATCGCCTTACTGTAGAAAAGGTAATACCATGCTTGTTGCATACCTTCGGATGTCTTTAGTTGAGAACTAAATCTCGATTTAAAACTGGGCTACAATTTTCacttatgttttgggtttctgtactcCCACAATGTGACAATGGCACTTTAGCAGTGAACGTAAGTGCTTCTAAAGTTGCTCTAGTAACTCATCCCCTGCTTTTCTGATTCATCACACATGCTCTAGCTTGCAGTCTTACCTTTGCATAGGGAACCAACTGCAATACCTGTAGCATCATTCACAGcccaaaaaacaatgttttcttcagcacaccacttactgtttcagggtgcatccactcccaagctgcctccaagtcagccaaattccttatcttgaataataggatatgaagcacaccatcctcaggctttgcctttaaaacattttattccagcggaattcacacacaaaatgttttaaaggcaaagcctgaggatcaTTCACAGCAGCAGCCTGATAAGTAATTTACAGTACATGGTGGCATAGAAACCAGTTCATTTTGCATTGTTTATTATCAGACTTGCATCACCCGCTTAACTGACAGATGTAAACTTCCTGATGCTTACTGATAATTTTGCTTGATGTTTATTGTAAATACTACAACATTACTAGCTATAGTCATTTTAAATCCCTGAAAGTAATACAAGATCTGTCTATAGGATTTTTGCATGTTGCATGAAAATGAGCATGCATGCAGctcttgattttatttttttcccctctttagaGACAAATATATTAAGCAAGCAGGAGAAAAAATTAAGTCTCTGCCACCCAATCCTACTACCTTTGGACTAACATGGAGTGTCTTAAGGGATGCTGGGCAGCTGGTAAAAATGCCAGGCAATGCACTTGCCAAAAAGGGCCTGGGGAGAAGACTTTTGCATaggctaggttttttttttttttttgctgtccccTGTTCCTAAACCGTTAAAAGAACTAAAGCAAATGGGTAcaaatgatgtgttttatataCTCAACCTCCTGTATCAGCCCAGACGTTCATCACATTTGTACTAGTTTCTGCACTGGAACATAATGCAATTCTACCTGACATATAGGATAAACGAAAAACTCCTAATTTTGTGGGCAACAATGAATACTATATGGTGATGCTTTTACTATGGGCTAAAGATTGTTTCAAAATGTCCCTTTATTGAAGCTCCCTGTAGATGCTACAGtccttgccaggttttaggtgagGGGTGGGCATGTTCTAATGGTTCCTTCTAGAAGCACGATAGGAAAGGAATAGCCAATCCCAGCCCTGCAGTCAGCCAAGCGAAGACGGGTGTCCGTTTCCTATCATGTctgtctagctgctgattggttcctctcCTACAGTGCTGAGTGCCACCAGCTCTCCTGCACATCTGGGAaaagaggcagcaggaagtggaaaagaTGGGCGGGATTAGtagtgtttttgcagaaatattcaatatagTAACCAGGAAGCAACTTTTTTTAACGCTTTCCTCACGACTATCGGTCAtacgaaagatcttttatccattCTACTATCTGACATatcatcagatatgcaggtaaaaagaAAATTTCTTTAGCTTTATCTGACGATTCGGCATTACGATTATGAACGTTACAATGTTTGGGCACCATCAAACATGCCCGATCCAAATTTTCAGCCCTGTCTGATCTATAAGGCAACCAATATCGGTtgccttgtctcccaccacacacTCTGATTATTGTAAGCAAGATATTTTGtacgataatatctgtgcatctggccaactttagaggtttccttaaaaaaaattctaataaacaaaatgcatttttaacaaaTACCACACTGGTATTATTTTTGTTCCAAATCTAGGAAAGTGTATTGCCTTAATCACACTGATTGCAATGGCTAATTAGTTGAAGTGCAATGCCTGTCTTTTGTTGCACAGTGAATGaacatgtatatctttatttactCAACTAAGACACACAGGAACAGTGTAGGATAAAAGGGGCAGCTTAACGCTATAATAAGATTCTGaatagaatgtgtgtgtgtgtgtggcaatgATCCTGTAAATTCTTTTGTTGCAGTCAAAATCTATTAGGAAGATCAGCCCGGTTAGAAAGAAACATCTCAGTAGTGCTGGCTCCTCAGAAGATATTTATTCTGACAAATCCAGTGTTGCATCAGATATCAGTGATTCTTCATTCAACAGCAGCATTGCAGGACAAAACAAAAGGACACTTCCAGCTCCAGGCAAGGTAAAATATTGATATTCTAGTCTAAAATGAGGCACTAGATGTGGTACTGTCTCTTATAACTTTGTCCCTCCTAGATTGGcctgaaaaaaacacagtttaaagCTCCATCCAATGGTGCAATGCTTAGAAAAAATACCTCCTCTTCATCTTCCTCACTTTCCAGCATGAATGCCAGTTTAAATTCAAGCATGTCTACATCTCCGCCTTCTAGAAATGGTAAGTATTTCTCTTGCTTTCATTTGTGAATCCAGTTATTTTTGCCTTCTACCTTAGATTTTGGAAACATGAGAATTACAAATCTGTTGTACGTCAAATTAGCACGATTTTCTTTAAGCTGatcatacatattttattttttatatacacagCCAAACTTAACAGTTCTCTGAATGTCTCGGTAAATGCTTCGAGGCTGAAACCTAATCAGTCCAGGTTGTCATTAGTTCAACCTTCTGGCGGGTCTGCCTCCACTGTCAAAACAAACGTTCCTGAGATGTCGAAGAGCCGCCTTAAACCAAACAGCACACTAAAATCAGTAACTGTTGAAAATTGCAATAAATTATCATCTGTGTCTGTTGCTCT
Coding sequences:
- the gtse1.S gene encoding G2 and S-phase expressed 1 S homeolog isoform X1 is translated as MFSRDVYFSKVTKSKIHTLERIIAMQAGGDFTLLADEKFDFDISLSPSSSKEGNGDCDDEVFIGPVRHKEKCVSASISEESDKGSPSLLNEDVPWSPLSGDKFVEIFKEAHLVALQLECFANDDTKEDLSAQNDTNQLVEKFVQESKNKLNIFENMDNSKTPIALKRETYCVQDSPFNQLPPSVQQRLVMSGTGGEKKSALNSANHTSPVKMPRPIKGLSVSPLVQKSKVVQTKSTAPVANSKKTISCLQPIKATSLATKANRLTVEKSKSIRKISPVRKKHLSSAGSSEDIYSDKSSVASDISDSSFNSSIAGQNKRTLPAPGKIGLKKTQFKAPSNGAMLRKNTSSSSSSLSSMNASLNSSMSTSPPSRNAKLNSSLNVSVNASRLKPNQSRLSLVQPSGGSASTVKTNVPEMSKSRLKPNSTLKSVTVENCNKLSSVSVALPKTPAGKMQRQTSAPNLNRMPVLNKPESAIKGSSCSKPQSKLMPTPTSRLKLPQRATGVSPDRSVLKTLQPTRLMSCGDLGSGIAESTPLRSTQGTATSNSSVARSVSASPSTKQISSLPTPLSRRTSSALMTPRTIPRSISSQRTVQALQASAKPNKKPLVNGQKEGTKTASSPGSPTEDFASADVIPCSLKFSPESKNMPVNGKETPKSSNKEVLLVDIEELNHESDAKLRKHSSAGSDSYPLIDLSNTPEWNKIIVPLKPANVGQLIDLSSPLIQLSPGLNKENIVFDSPLLKF
- the gtse1.S gene encoding G2 and S-phase expressed 1 S homeolog isoform X2, with product MQAGGDFTLLADEKFDFDISLSPSSSKEGNGDCDDEVFIGPVRHKEKCVSASISEESDKGSPSLLNEDVPWSPLSGDKFVEIFKEAHLVALQLECFANDDTKEDLSAQNDTNQLVEKFVQESKNKLNIFENMDNSKTPIALKRETYCVQDSPFNQLPPSVQQRLVMSGTGGEKKSALNSANHTSPVKMPRPIKGLSVSPLVQKSKVVQTKSTAPVANSKKTISCLQPIKATSLATKANRLTVEKSKSIRKISPVRKKHLSSAGSSEDIYSDKSSVASDISDSSFNSSIAGQNKRTLPAPGKIGLKKTQFKAPSNGAMLRKNTSSSSSSLSSMNASLNSSMSTSPPSRNAKLNSSLNVSVNASRLKPNQSRLSLVQPSGGSASTVKTNVPEMSKSRLKPNSTLKSVTVENCNKLSSVSVALPKTPAGKMQRQTSAPNLNRMPVLNKPESAIKGSSCSKPQSKLMPTPTSRLKLPQRATGVSPDRSVLKTLQPTRLMSCGDLGSGIAESTPLRSTQGTATSNSSVARSVSASPSTKQISSLPTPLSRRTSSALMTPRTIPRSISSQRTVQALQASAKPNKKPLVNGQKEGTKTASSPGSPTEDFASADVIPCSLKFSPESKNMPVNGKETPKSSNKEVLLVDIEELNHESDAKLRKHSSAGSDSYPLIDLSNTPEWNKIIVPLKPANVGQLIDLSSPLIQLSPGLNKENIVFDSPLLKF
- the gtse1.S gene encoding G2 and S-phase expressed 1 S homeolog (The RefSeq protein has 11 substitutions compared to this genomic sequence), with amino-acid sequence MQAGGDFTLLADEKFDFDISLSPTSSKEGNGDCDDEVFIGPVRHKEKCVSASISEESDKGSPSLLNEDVPWSPLSGDKFVEIFKEAHLVALQLECFANDDTKEDLSTQNDTNQLVEKFVQESKNKLNIFENMDNSKTPIALKRETYCVQDSPFNQLPPSVQQRLVMSGTGGEKKSALNSANHTSPVKMPRPTKGLSVSPLVQKSKVVQTKSTAPVANSKKTISRLQPIKATSLATKANHLTVEKSKSIRKISPVRKKHLSSAGSSEDIYSDKSSVASDISDSSFNSSIAGQNKRTLPAPGKIGLKKTQFKAPSNGAMLRKNTSSSSSSLSSMNASLNSSMSTSPPSRNAKLNSSLNVSVNASRLKPNQSRLSLVQPSGGSASTVKTNVPEMSKSRLKPNSTLKSVTVENCNKLSSVSVALPKTPAGKMQRQTSAPNLNRMPVPNKPESAIKGSSCSKPQSKLMPTPTSRLKLPQRATGVSPDRSVLKTLQPTRLMSCGDLGSGIAESTPLRSTQGTATSNSSVARSVSTTPSTKQISSLPTPLSRRTSSALMTPRTIPRSISSQRTVQALQASAKPNKKPLVNGQKEGPKTASSPGSPTEDLSSADVIPCSLKFSPESKNMPVNGKETPKSSNKELIDLSSPLIQLSPGLNKENIVFDSPLLKF